In the Burkholderia glumae LMG 2196 = ATCC 33617 genome, one interval contains:
- a CDS encoding DUF3563 family protein has protein sequence MYLLSRLFLFLTKSSEQIAKERADAYLADATDLYDLEFRIRKLDHDAAHRTPSWMAAR, from the coding sequence ATGTACCTTCTGAGCCGCCTGTTCCTGTTCCTGACGAAATCCTCCGAGCAGATCGCGAAAGAGCGCGCCGACGCCTATCTGGCCGACGCGACCGATCTCTACGATCTCGAATTTCGCATTCGCAAGCTCGATCACGACGCCGCGCACCGCACGCCGTCGTGGATGGCGGCGCGCTGA
- a CDS encoding homoserine kinase: protein MAVFTAVSDSDLAQWMRHYDLGEVVAFRGIPSGIENSNFFLTTTRGEYVLTLFEKLTSTQLPFYLELMRHLARHGVPVPDPVERTDGTLFGELHGKPAAIVTKLEGSAELAPGEAHCIEVGQMLARMHLAGRDYANRQPNLRSLPWWRENVPAIAPFVDAGQRALLEGELAHQQRFFASADYAALPEGPCHCDLFRDNVLFASAAPDTGQALRLGGFFDFYFAGCDKWLFDVAVTVNDWCSDLATGALDAERADALLRAYQTVRPFTDDERRHWPDMLRAGAYRFWVSRLYDFHLPRAAEMLKPHDPGHFERILRERIAHARPLPERHAPCN, encoded by the coding sequence ATGGCTGTCTTCACCGCAGTTTCCGACTCCGATCTCGCGCAATGGATGCGCCACTACGATCTCGGCGAAGTCGTCGCGTTTCGCGGCATTCCGTCCGGTATCGAGAACAGCAATTTTTTCCTGACGACCACGCGCGGCGAATACGTTCTTACCCTGTTCGAGAAGCTGACCTCCACGCAACTGCCGTTCTATCTGGAACTGATGCGCCATCTCGCGCGGCACGGCGTGCCGGTGCCGGACCCGGTCGAGCGCACCGACGGCACGCTGTTCGGCGAGTTGCACGGCAAGCCGGCCGCGATCGTCACGAAGCTCGAGGGCTCGGCCGAGCTCGCGCCCGGCGAAGCCCACTGCATCGAGGTCGGGCAGATGCTCGCGCGCATGCATCTGGCGGGCCGCGACTACGCGAACCGCCAGCCGAACCTGCGCAGCCTGCCGTGGTGGCGCGAGAACGTGCCGGCGATCGCGCCGTTCGTCGACGCCGGCCAGCGCGCGCTGCTGGAAGGCGAACTCGCGCATCAGCAGCGCTTCTTCGCCTCCGCCGACTACGCGGCGCTGCCCGAAGGCCCGTGCCACTGCGACCTGTTCCGCGACAACGTGCTGTTCGCCAGCGCGGCACCGGATACCGGCCAGGCACTGCGCCTTGGCGGCTTCTTCGATTTCTATTTCGCCGGCTGCGACAAATGGCTGTTCGACGTGGCCGTGACCGTCAACGACTGGTGCTCCGACCTCGCCACGGGGGCGCTCGACGCCGAACGCGCCGACGCGCTGCTGCGCGCCTATCAGACGGTGCGCCCGTTCACCGACGACGAGCGCCGCCATTGGCCCGACATGCTGCGCGCGGGCGCGTACCGCTTCTGGGTGTCGCGCCTGTATGATTTCCACCTGCCCCGTGCCGCGGAGATGCTCAAGCCGCACGACCCGGGCCATTTCGAGCGAATCCTGCGCGAGCGCATCGCACATGCGCGGCCCCTCCCCGAGCGACACGCCCCATGCAACTGA
- a CDS encoding BPSS1780 family membrane protein — protein MQLIEVPAKTGYVWFRQGIWLFRRNPLAFITLFFSYVLAMRIVSLVPVLGAALPLLFIPGISVGFMAACRDALAGRPVLPTILLDGFRSYGKLTMQRLFTLGGLYVVSIAIVFACSAMGDGGTLLRIMFGLGVEGLDPAAIFNVDTLVALLISALLYVPVSMMFWFAPVLTAWHEIPPAKALFFSIVSCWRNRWAFTLYGLLWFAVAIGVSFTLAWLMHAVGAGPYALVVMMPVSLVVTAALYCSFYATYRGCFGVQEPGSPATPPAR, from the coding sequence ATGCAACTGATCGAAGTTCCCGCCAAGACCGGCTACGTCTGGTTCCGCCAGGGCATCTGGCTGTTCCGCCGCAATCCGCTCGCGTTCATCACGCTGTTCTTCAGCTATGTGCTGGCGATGAGGATCGTGTCGCTGGTGCCGGTGCTCGGCGCGGCGCTGCCGCTGCTGTTCATCCCCGGCATCTCGGTCGGCTTCATGGCCGCCTGCCGCGATGCCCTGGCCGGCCGGCCGGTGCTGCCGACAATCCTGCTCGACGGCTTCCGCTCCTATGGGAAGCTGACGATGCAGCGCCTGTTTACGCTCGGCGGCCTCTACGTCGTGTCGATCGCGATCGTGTTCGCCTGCTCGGCCATGGGCGACGGCGGCACGCTGCTGCGGATCATGTTCGGCCTCGGCGTCGAGGGCCTCGATCCGGCCGCGATCTTCAACGTCGACACGCTCGTCGCGCTGCTGATTTCGGCGCTGCTCTACGTGCCGGTGTCGATGATGTTCTGGTTCGCGCCGGTACTGACCGCCTGGCACGAGATCCCCCCCGCCAAGGCGCTGTTCTTCAGCATCGTGAGCTGCTGGCGCAACCGCTGGGCGTTCACGCTGTACGGGCTGCTCTGGTTCGCGGTGGCGATCGGCGTGTCGTTCACGCTGGCCTGGCTGATGCACGCGGTGGGCGCCGGCCCCTATGCGTTGGTGGTCATGATGCCGGTCTCGTTGGTGGTCACGGCCGCGCTCTACTGCTCGTTCTACGCGACCTACCGCGGCTGCTTCGGCGTGCAGGAGCCGGGCAGCCCGGCTACACCGCCGGCGCGCTAA
- a CDS encoding AMP nucleosidase, with product MNNDTTRQRPLSPDNPPVEAFDDPVAAVARLSSIYETHTAFLRDAFARYRRSEPLGGHVRACYPFVRVRTDVNTHIDSRRSYGFVAGPGVFETTVTRPDLFANYYREQLRLLARNHNVKIEVGVSEQPIPIHFAFSEGIHLEGDLDRDRLLAMRDVFDVPNLANLDDRIVNGTYEPQPDGPYPLALFTGARVDFSLHRLRHYTATAPTHFQNYVLYTNYQFYIDEFVKLGRTMMSASDDPAVRDYRSQYTSFVEPGDVITYNANLGNEPVEGSPAPRLPQMPAYHLKRADGSGITMVNIGVGPSNAKTITDHIAVLRPHAWVMLGHCAGLRNTQRLGDYVLAHGYVREDHVLDDDLPLWVPIPALAEVQVALERAVAQVTRLDGSELKRVMRTGTVASVDNRNWELRDHREPVQRLSQSRAIALDMESATIAANGFRFRVPYGTLLCVSDKPLHGELKLPGMADQFYRAQVDQHLQIGVMAMEILRTNGLAKLHSRKLRSFAEVAFQ from the coding sequence ATGAACAACGACACCACTCGCCAACGTCCGCTCTCGCCTGACAACCCGCCCGTCGAGGCGTTCGACGATCCCGTTGCCGCGGTCGCCCGGCTGTCCTCGATCTACGAAACCCACACCGCGTTCCTGCGCGACGCGTTCGCGCGCTACCGGCGCAGCGAGCCGCTCGGCGGCCATGTGCGCGCCTGCTATCCGTTCGTGCGCGTGCGTACCGACGTCAACACCCACATCGATTCGCGCCGTTCGTATGGCTTCGTTGCCGGACCGGGCGTGTTCGAGACCACCGTCACGCGCCCCGACCTGTTCGCGAACTACTACCGCGAGCAACTGCGCCTGCTCGCGCGCAACCATAACGTGAAGATCGAGGTCGGGGTGTCCGAGCAGCCGATTCCGATTCACTTCGCGTTTTCCGAGGGCATCCACCTCGAGGGCGATCTCGACCGTGACCGCCTGCTGGCGATGCGTGACGTGTTCGACGTGCCTAACCTCGCGAACCTGGACGACCGGATCGTCAACGGCACCTACGAGCCGCAGCCGGACGGCCCGTATCCGCTCGCGCTGTTTACCGGCGCGCGCGTCGACTTCTCGCTGCACCGGCTGCGCCACTACACGGCCACGGCGCCGACGCATTTCCAGAACTACGTGCTGTATACGAACTACCAGTTCTACATCGACGAATTCGTCAAGCTCGGCCGCACCATGATGTCGGCGAGCGACGATCCGGCCGTGCGCGACTATCGCAGCCAGTACACCTCGTTCGTCGAGCCGGGCGACGTGATCACTTACAACGCGAATCTCGGCAACGAGCCCGTCGAGGGATCGCCGGCCCCGCGACTGCCGCAGATGCCGGCTTATCACCTGAAGCGCGCGGACGGCAGCGGCATCACGATGGTCAACATCGGAGTCGGCCCGTCGAACGCGAAGACGATCACCGATCACATTGCCGTGCTGCGCCCGCACGCATGGGTCATGCTCGGCCACTGCGCGGGGCTGCGCAACACGCAGCGGCTCGGCGACTACGTGCTGGCGCACGGCTACGTGCGCGAGGACCACGTGCTCGACGACGACCTGCCGCTCTGGGTGCCGATCCCGGCGCTGGCCGAGGTGCAGGTCGCGCTGGAACGGGCGGTCGCGCAGGTCACGAGGCTGGACGGCAGCGAACTGAAGCGCGTGATGCGCACGGGCACGGTGGCGAGCGTCGACAACCGCAACTGGGAACTGCGTGACCACCGCGAGCCGGTGCAGCGGCTCTCGCAAAGCCGAGCGATCGCGCTGGACATGGAGAGCGCGACGATCGCCGCCAACGGGTTCCGCTTCCGCGTGCCCTACGGCACGCTGCTGTGTGTGTCTGACAAGCCGCTGCACGGCGAACTGAAGCTGCCGGGGATGGCCGACCAGTTCTATCGTGCGCAGGTCGACCAGCATTTGCAGATCGGCGTGATGGCGATGGAAATCCTGCGCACCAACGGGCTGGCGAAGCTGCACAGCCGCAAGCTGCGCAGCTTCGCGGAAGTGGCGTTTCAGTGA
- a CDS encoding organic hydroperoxide resistance protein: protein MNILYQTSATSTGGRDGRAVSADNQLDVKLAAPRELGGSGAEGTNPEQLFAAGYSACFLSAMKFVAGQTKQALPADTAVTGQVGIGPNDQGGFGLDVELRISLPGLEPEAAKALVDKAHEVCPYSNATRNNVPVRIVIA from the coding sequence ATGAACATCCTTTATCAGACGAGCGCAACGAGCACGGGCGGTCGCGACGGCCGCGCGGTGTCGGCAGACAACCAGTTGGACGTGAAGCTGGCGGCACCGCGCGAACTCGGCGGCTCGGGCGCGGAAGGCACGAATCCGGAGCAATTGTTTGCCGCCGGCTATTCGGCCTGTTTCCTGAGCGCGATGAAGTTCGTCGCCGGCCAGACGAAGCAGGCGCTGCCGGCCGACACGGCGGTGACGGGCCAAGTCGGCATCGGCCCGAACGACCAGGGCGGCTTCGGGCTCGACGTCGAGCTGCGCATCTCGCTGCCGGGCCTCGAGCCGGAAGCGGCGAAGGCACTCGTCGACAAGGCGCATGAGGTGTGTCCGTACTCGAACGCGACGCGCAACAACGTGCCGGTGCGGATCGTGATCGCGTAA
- a CDS encoding MarR family winged helix-turn-helix transcriptional regulator: MNDLPSVPTTLDDQLCFALYSTSLAMTKAYKPLLERLSLTYPQYLTMLVLWENDDLAVKDIAARLHLDSATVTPLLKRLEALGYLERVRGTADERLVHARLTPQGEALRQTARPVPAELFCAMQQTPDFLIRLREELRQLRDALKAHNGD, encoded by the coding sequence ATGAACGATCTGCCCAGCGTCCCCACCACGCTCGACGACCAGCTCTGCTTCGCGCTCTATTCGACCTCGCTCGCGATGACGAAGGCTTACAAGCCGTTGCTCGAGCGACTCTCGCTGACCTATCCGCAATACCTGACGATGCTCGTGCTGTGGGAAAACGACGACCTCGCAGTCAAGGACATCGCCGCCCGCCTGCATCTCGATTCAGCCACCGTCACACCGCTGCTGAAGCGGCTTGAGGCACTCGGTTATCTCGAACGGGTGCGCGGCACGGCCGACGAACGCCTCGTCCACGCGCGGCTGACGCCGCAAGGCGAGGCATTGCGCCAGACGGCGCGCCCGGTGCCGGCCGAACTCTTTTGCGCAATGCAGCAGACGCCGGACTTCCTGATCCGTCTGCGTGAGGAATTGAGGCAGCTGCGCGACGCGCTGAAAGCACACAACGGCGATTGA
- a CDS encoding integrase translates to MHAQARSPWLDDVRPADVARFLDKHFHDKPSSSNKHKALLSLIFMHAVRRGLCDRNPARGIGAAKEKKRDRYITDDELEAVRAAVVASAGYKTSSARSILCLIDLAYQTAQRIGDLLALNWQDVSDEGISFHPSKTVNSSGVRLLIEMTPDLRETLDRARGGKITAIGPVICTHAGGRFTYIGEYSGWKAGSAPASAHDWPTRKTAKKGESHQTRYT, encoded by the coding sequence ATGCACGCCCAGGCCAGGTCGCCGTGGCTCGATGACGTCAGGCCGGCCGACGTTGCTCGGTTCCTCGACAAGCATTTCCACGACAAGCCAAGCAGCAGCAACAAACACAAGGCGTTGCTGTCGCTCATCTTCATGCATGCGGTTCGGCGTGGACTTTGCGATCGCAATCCCGCGCGCGGGATCGGCGCGGCCAAGGAAAAGAAGCGGGATCGCTACATCACCGACGACGAACTGGAGGCGGTGCGCGCGGCCGTCGTGGCCAGTGCCGGCTACAAGACATCGTCGGCCCGCTCGATCCTCTGCCTGATCGACCTGGCGTACCAGACCGCTCAACGTATCGGCGACCTTCTCGCGCTCAACTGGCAGGACGTGTCCGACGAGGGTATTTCGTTTCACCCGAGCAAGACCGTCAACAGCAGCGGCGTGCGCCTGCTGATCGAGATGACACCCGACCTCAGAGAAACATTGGATCGGGCCCGCGGCGGCAAGATCACCGCCATCGGGCCAGTGATTTGCACGCATGCCGGTGGCCGCTTCACCTATATCGGCGAGTACTCAGGCTGGAAGGCTGGAAGCGCGCCTGCCAGCGCGCACGATTGGCCTACGAGAAAGACTGCGAAGAAAGGCGAATCACACCAAACCCGCTATACCTGA